One Streptomyces sp. NBC_01237 genomic region harbors:
- the dxr gene encoding 1-deoxy-D-xylulose-5-phosphate reductoisomerase: MSDSPAPLADPHLVFDAAEGRRDLVILGSTGSIGTQAIDLVLRNPDRFRVTALSAAGGRVALLAEQARKLRVRTVAVAAEDAVPALREALRERYGADEPLPEILAGPEAATRLAASDCHTVLNGITGSIGLAPTLAALEAGRTLALANKESLIVGGPLVKALAAPGQIIPVDSEHAALFQALAAGTRADVRKLVVTASGGPFRGRTRSDLADVTREQALAHPTWAMGPVITINSATLVNKGLEVIEAHLLYDIPFDRIEVVVHPQSYVHSMVEFTDGSTLAQATPPDMRGPIAIGLGWPQRIPDAAPAFDWSKAASWEFYPLDNEAFPSVGLARHVGTLGGTAPAVFNAANEECVDAFLAGRLPFNGIMDTVTAVVSEHGTPAPGTSLTVADVLDAETWARARARELSAKATAEARA, encoded by the coding sequence ATGAGCGACAGCCCTGCCCCCCTCGCCGACCCGCATCTCGTCTTCGACGCCGCTGAAGGACGCCGGGATCTCGTGATCCTCGGCTCCACCGGGTCCATCGGCACCCAGGCCATCGACCTGGTGCTGCGCAACCCCGACCGCTTCCGCGTCACCGCGCTCTCGGCCGCGGGCGGCCGGGTCGCCCTCCTTGCCGAGCAGGCGCGGAAACTGCGGGTGCGTACGGTGGCGGTCGCCGCCGAGGACGCGGTACCGGCCCTGCGCGAGGCCCTGCGGGAGCGGTACGGGGCCGACGAGCCCCTCCCCGAGATCCTGGCCGGACCCGAGGCGGCCACCCGGCTCGCCGCGAGCGACTGCCACACCGTGCTGAACGGGATCACCGGCTCCATCGGGCTCGCCCCGACCCTCGCCGCCCTGGAGGCGGGCCGCACCCTCGCCCTCGCCAACAAGGAGTCGCTGATCGTCGGCGGCCCGCTGGTGAAGGCGCTCGCCGCCCCCGGCCAGATCATTCCGGTCGACTCCGAGCACGCCGCGCTCTTCCAGGCGCTGGCCGCCGGGACCCGCGCCGATGTCCGCAAGCTCGTCGTCACCGCGTCCGGCGGCCCCTTCCGGGGACGCACGCGGAGCGATCTGGCCGACGTCACCCGGGAACAGGCCCTCGCCCACCCGACCTGGGCCATGGGCCCGGTCATCACGATCAACTCCGCGACCCTGGTCAACAAGGGACTGGAGGTCATCGAGGCGCATCTCCTCTACGACATTCCGTTCGACCGGATCGAGGTCGTGGTCCACCCGCAGTCGTACGTCCATTCCATGGTGGAGTTCACCGACGGCTCCACGCTCGCCCAGGCCACCCCGCCGGACATGCGCGGCCCGATCGCCATCGGCCTCGGCTGGCCGCAGCGCATCCCGGACGCCGCACCGGCCTTCGACTGGTCGAAGGCGGCCAGCTGGGAGTTCTACCCGCTGGACAACGAGGCTTTCCCGTCCGTCGGTCTCGCCAGGCACGTCGGTACGCTCGGCGGCACCGCGCCCGCGGTCTTCAACGCCGCGAACGAGGAGTGCGTGGACGCATTCCTCGCAGGACGGCTTCCCTTCAACGGAATCATGGATACCGTCACCGCTGTGGTGTCCGAACACGGCACCCCTGCCCCGGGAACTTCGCTGACGGTCGCGGACGTCCTCGATGCGGAGACCTGGGCCCGTGCCCGGGCCCGGGAACTCTCGGCGAAAGCGACAGCGGAGGCGCGCGCATGA
- a CDS encoding GNAT family N-acetyltransferase: MTQTTTRVLEPSDLDAALAILESEPVANAFVTSRVQVAGLDPWRLGGEMWGWYADGRLRSLCYSGANLVPVCAGPEAVRAFADRARRAGRRCSSIVGPAGPTAQLWRLLEPGWGPAREVRANQPLMVTESLSAEVAPDPFVRRIRKDEMDIVMPACVAMFTEEVGISPLAGDGGLLYQARVAELIGSGRSFARIEDGKVLFKAEIGAATTRACQIQGVWVAPEFRGRGLSETGMAAVLAHALADVAPVVSLYVNDYNTPARKAYSRVGFREVGAFMSVLF; this comes from the coding sequence TTGACGCAGACCACCACCCGGGTCCTCGAACCCAGCGACCTCGACGCAGCGCTCGCGATCCTGGAGAGCGAGCCCGTGGCCAATGCCTTTGTGACCTCGCGCGTGCAGGTCGCCGGGCTCGATCCCTGGCGCCTCGGCGGTGAGATGTGGGGCTGGTACGCCGACGGCAGGCTGCGCTCGCTCTGCTACTCCGGTGCCAACCTCGTCCCCGTCTGCGCCGGACCGGAAGCCGTCAGGGCCTTCGCCGACCGTGCCCGCAGGGCCGGCCGCCGCTGCTCCTCGATCGTCGGCCCCGCCGGGCCCACCGCCCAGCTGTGGCGCCTGCTGGAACCCGGCTGGGGCCCCGCCCGCGAGGTCCGGGCCAACCAGCCGCTGATGGTCACCGAGAGCCTGTCCGCCGAGGTGGCGCCCGACCCCTTCGTGCGCCGCATCCGCAAGGACGAGATGGACATCGTGATGCCGGCCTGCGTGGCGATGTTCACGGAGGAGGTCGGGATCTCCCCGCTGGCGGGTGACGGCGGGCTCCTCTACCAGGCACGCGTCGCCGAACTGATCGGCTCCGGCCGCTCCTTCGCCCGTATCGAGGACGGCAAGGTGCTCTTCAAGGCGGAGATCGGCGCCGCCACCACCCGGGCGTGCCAGATCCAGGGCGTCTGGGTCGCTCCCGAATTCCGTGGCCGCGGCCTCTCCGAGACGGGCATGGCGGCCGTTCTGGCCCATGCGCTGGCCGATGTGGCCCCGGTCGTCAGCCTGTACGTGAACGACTACAACACCCCCGCGCGCAAGGCATACAGCCGTGTGGGCTTCCGCGAGGTCGGCGCCTTCATGAGCGTGCTGTTCTGA
- a CDS encoding M50 family metallopeptidase, with protein sequence MSLTTILLTILGIVIFAVGLLFSIAWHELGHLSTAKLFGIRVPQYMVGFGPTVWSRKKGDTEYGIKAIPAGGYIRMIGMFPPGPDGRIEARSTSPWRGMIEDARSAAFEELEPGDETRLFYTRKPWKRVIVMFAGPFMNLVLAIAIFLGVAMTFGFQTQTTEVAGVQKCVISQSDKRDTCKKSDPVSPAQAAGLQKGDRIVAFDGKKVDDWATLSDRIRETIGPATLTVRRDGQEVTLHAVLRENAVAKKDSNGEVVPDQYIKAGYLGFAAQSEIVPLSFGDSVDRMGDMMENGVHSMIALPSKIPDLWDAAFGDGDRADDSPVGVVGAARIGGEVMTLDVPAQNQIAMMLFLLAGFNLSLFLFNMLPLLPLDGGHIAGALWEAVRRNVAKVFKRPDPGPFDVAKLMPVAYVVAGIFICFTLLVLVADIVNPVKIS encoded by the coding sequence ATGAGTCTGACCACGATCCTGTTGACGATCCTGGGGATCGTCATCTTCGCCGTGGGCCTGTTGTTCTCGATCGCCTGGCACGAGCTGGGACACCTCTCGACCGCCAAACTCTTCGGCATCCGGGTACCGCAGTACATGGTCGGCTTCGGCCCGACCGTCTGGTCGCGGAAGAAGGGCGACACCGAGTACGGGATCAAGGCCATCCCGGCGGGCGGCTACATCCGCATGATCGGCATGTTCCCGCCCGGACCGGACGGCCGCATCGAAGCGCGCTCGACCTCGCCCTGGCGCGGGATGATCGAGGACGCCAGGTCCGCCGCCTTCGAGGAGCTCGAACCGGGCGACGAGACGCGGCTCTTCTACACGCGCAAACCGTGGAAGCGCGTCATCGTGATGTTCGCCGGACCGTTCATGAACCTGGTCCTGGCGATCGCGATCTTCCTCGGTGTGGCGATGACCTTCGGCTTCCAGACCCAGACCACCGAGGTCGCGGGCGTCCAGAAGTGCGTGATCTCGCAGAGCGACAAGCGCGACACCTGCAAGAAGTCCGACCCCGTCTCACCGGCGCAGGCCGCCGGACTGCAGAAGGGCGACCGGATCGTCGCCTTCGACGGCAAGAAGGTCGACGACTGGGCGACGCTCTCCGACCGCATCCGCGAGACCATCGGCCCCGCCACCCTCACCGTGCGGCGCGACGGTCAGGAAGTGACCCTGCACGCGGTGCTGCGCGAGAACGCCGTGGCGAAGAAGGACTCCAACGGCGAGGTCGTGCCCGACCAGTACATCAAGGCCGGCTACCTGGGCTTCGCCGCGCAGTCCGAGATCGTGCCGCTCTCCTTCGGCGACTCGGTCGACCGCATGGGCGACATGATGGAGAACGGCGTCCACTCGATGATCGCCCTGCCCTCCAAGATCCCGGATCTCTGGGACGCGGCCTTCGGCGACGGGGACCGCGCCGACGACTCCCCGGTCGGGGTGGTCGGCGCGGCCAGGATCGGCGGCGAGGTGATGACGCTGGACGTCCCGGCGCAGAACCAGATCGCGATGATGCTGTTCCTGCTGGCCGGATTCAATCTCTCGCTGTTCCTGTTCAACATGCTCCCGCTGCTCCCGCTGGACGGCGGACACATCGCGGGCGCCCTGTGGGAGGCCGTGCGCCGCAATGTGGCCAAGGTCTTCAAGCGTCCCGACCCGGGCCCGTTCGACGTGGCGAAGCTGATGCCGGTCGCCTATGTCGTCGCGGGGATCTTCATCTGCTTCACCCTGCTGGTCCTGGTCGCCGACATCGTGAACCCGGTGAAGATCTCCTGA
- the ispG gene encoding flavodoxin-dependent (E)-4-hydroxy-3-methylbut-2-enyl-diphosphate synthase gives MTAISLGMPAVPTKLADRRVSRKIQVGSVAVGGDAPVSVQSMTTTRTSDIGATLQQIAELTASGCQIVRVACPTQDDADALATIARKSQLPVIADIHFQPKYVFAAIDAGCAAVRVNPGNIKQFDDKVKEIAKAAGDAGTPIRIGVNAGSLDARLLKKYGKATPEALVESALWEASLFEEHGFGDIKISVKHNDPVVMVNAYRQLAAQSDYPLHLGVTEAGPAFQGTIKSAVAFGALLSEGIGDTIRVSLSAPPVEEVKVGLQILEALNLKQRRLEIVSCPSCGRAQVDVYKLADQVSAGLEGMEVPLRVAVMGCVVNGPGEAREADLGVASGNGKGQIFVKGEVIKTVPESKIVETLIEEALKIAEQMEKDGIPSGEPEVSIS, from the coding sequence ATGACTGCGATTTCTCTCGGAATGCCGGCCGTTCCGACCAAGCTCGCCGACCGAAGGGTCAGTCGAAAGATCCAGGTCGGATCGGTCGCGGTCGGCGGGGACGCACCCGTGTCCGTGCAGTCGATGACGACGACGCGTACGTCGGACATCGGTGCGACGCTCCAGCAGATCGCCGAGCTGACGGCCTCCGGCTGCCAGATCGTGCGGGTGGCCTGCCCGACGCAGGACGACGCCGACGCGCTGGCGACGATCGCACGGAAGTCGCAGCTCCCGGTCATCGCTGACATCCACTTCCAGCCGAAGTACGTCTTCGCGGCGATCGACGCGGGCTGCGCGGCGGTCCGGGTGAACCCGGGCAACATCAAGCAGTTCGACGACAAGGTCAAGGAGATCGCCAAGGCGGCCGGTGACGCGGGTACGCCGATCCGGATCGGTGTGAACGCGGGCTCGCTGGACGCGCGGCTGCTGAAGAAGTACGGCAAGGCCACCCCCGAGGCTCTGGTGGAGTCGGCGCTGTGGGAGGCGTCGCTCTTCGAGGAGCACGGCTTCGGCGACATCAAGATCTCGGTGAAGCACAACGACCCGGTCGTCATGGTCAACGCCTACCGTCAGCTGGCCGCGCAGAGCGACTACCCGCTGCACCTCGGTGTGACCGAGGCCGGCCCGGCGTTCCAGGGCACGATCAAGTCGGCCGTCGCGTTCGGCGCGCTGCTCTCGGAGGGCATCGGGGACACGATCCGGGTGTCCCTGTCGGCGCCGCCGGTCGAGGAGGTCAAGGTCGGCCTGCAGATCCTGGAGGCGCTGAACCTGAAGCAGCGGCGGCTGGAGATCGTGTCCTGCCCCTCGTGCGGCCGGGCGCAGGTGGATGTGTACAAGCTGGCGGACCAGGTCAGTGCCGGTCTTGAGGGCATGGAGGTCCCGCTGCGGGTCGCCGTGATGGGCTGTGTCGTCAACGGTCCCGGTGAGGCCCGTGAGGCGGACCTCGGGGTGGCCTCCGGGAACGGCAAGGGCCAGATCTTCGTGAAGGGCGAGGTCATCAAGACCGTACCGGAATCGAAGATCGTCGAGACCCTCATCGAAGAAGCCCTGAAGATCGCCGAGCAGATGGAGAAGGACGGCATCCCGTCCGGCGAACCCGAGGTCTCCATCAGCTGA
- the nusA gene encoding transcription termination factor NusA, whose amino-acid sequence MDIDVKLLKGLAQSKEIPFEVLVGAIESALLIAYHHTPHSHRRARVKLDDSGHVTVWAKEDPADLEEGQEAKEFDDTPSDFGRIAASTAKQVIMQRLRDAEDDKTFGEYAGHEGDVVTGVVQQGKDPKNVLVDIGKMEAILPVQEQVPGEEYTHGLRLRTYVVRVAKGVRGPSVTLSRTHPNLVKKLFALEVPEIADGSVEICAIAREAGHRTKIAVRSTRSGLNPKGACIGPMGGRVRNVMAELHGEKIDIVDWSDDPAEMVANALSPARVSEVEVVDLGARSARVTVPDYQLSLAIGKEGQNARLAARLTGWRIDIRPDTETDAERDIADRERAERARERSERR is encoded by the coding sequence GTGGACATCGATGTGAAGCTTCTGAAGGGCTTGGCGCAGAGCAAGGAGATCCCCTTCGAGGTGCTCGTCGGGGCGATCGAATCGGCCCTCCTCATCGCGTACCACCACACCCCCCACAGCCACCGCCGGGCACGCGTGAAGCTGGACGACTCCGGCCACGTCACGGTGTGGGCGAAGGAGGACCCGGCCGACCTCGAAGAGGGCCAGGAGGCCAAGGAGTTCGACGACACCCCGTCCGACTTCGGCCGTATCGCCGCGTCCACCGCCAAGCAGGTCATCATGCAGCGGCTGCGTGACGCGGAGGACGACAAGACCTTCGGCGAGTACGCCGGCCACGAGGGGGATGTCGTCACCGGCGTCGTCCAGCAGGGCAAGGACCCGAAGAACGTCCTGGTCGACATCGGCAAGATGGAAGCGATCCTGCCGGTGCAGGAGCAGGTGCCGGGCGAGGAGTACACCCACGGCCTGCGCCTTCGCACGTACGTCGTACGGGTGGCGAAGGGCGTGCGCGGTCCGTCCGTGACGCTGTCGCGCACCCACCCCAACCTGGTGAAGAAGCTCTTCGCACTGGAGGTCCCGGAGATCGCCGACGGTTCCGTCGAGATCTGCGCGATCGCCCGCGAGGCCGGCCACCGTACGAAGATCGCGGTCCGTTCGACCCGTTCCGGCCTCAACCCCAAGGGCGCCTGCATCGGCCCGATGGGCGGCCGTGTGCGCAATGTCATGGCCGAGCTGCACGGCGAGAAGATCGACATCGTGGACTGGTCGGACGACCCGGCCGAGATGGTCGCCAACGCCCTGTCGCCCGCCCGGGTGAGCGAGGTGGAGGTCGTGGACCTCGGCGCCCGGTCCGCACGGGTCACCGTCCCGGACTACCAGCTGTCGCTGGCGATCGGCAAGGAGGGGCAGAACGCCCGTCTCGCCGCCCGTCTCACCGGCTGGCGCATCGACATCCGGCCGGACACCGAGACGGACGCCGAGCGCGACATCGCCGACCGCGAGCGGGCCGAGCGGGCCCGGGAGCGCTCGGAAAGGCGTTGA
- the rimP gene encoding ribosome maturation factor RimP: MSTTQSERLRGLLEPLVSAKQLDLEEIEVSRAGRRRVLRIIVDSDEGVELDTCAELSREISEKLDETDAMGEDEYVLEVSSPGADRPLTEHRHYVRATGRLARFQLSAAAGADELVARILAVDDEGLDLEVPGVKGRRPTSRRVAFADIAKARVEIEFNRKDKKEEEA, from the coding sequence ATGAGCACCACCCAGAGCGAGAGGCTGCGCGGACTGCTCGAACCACTCGTCAGCGCGAAGCAGCTGGATCTCGAAGAGATCGAGGTTTCCCGGGCAGGCCGCCGTCGCGTGCTGCGGATCATCGTGGATTCCGACGAGGGCGTGGAGCTCGACACCTGCGCCGAGCTGAGCCGCGAGATCTCCGAGAAGCTCGACGAGACCGACGCGATGGGCGAGGACGAGTACGTCCTCGAAGTGAGCTCTCCGGGCGCCGACCGCCCGCTGACCGAGCACCGCCACTACGTACGCGCCACCGGCAGGCTGGCCAGGTTCCAGCTGTCCGCCGCAGCGGGCGCCGACGAGCTGGTCGCCCGCATCCTGGCCGTCGACGACGAAGGACTCGACCTCGAAGTGCCGGGCGTCAAGGGCCGCAGGCCCACGTCCCGCCGGGTCGCCTTCGCCGACATCGCCAAGGCGCGCGTGGAGATCGAATTCAACCGCAAGGACAAGAAGGAAGAGGAGGCGTAG
- a CDS encoding nucleotidyltransferase domain-containing protein: protein MMSRDDLLSILELLHRAGTEVVLAGGWGVDALLGEQTREHRDVDLLHHRDQEPAVVAVLTAAGYTETLDWRPARFVLSHPSGLEIDLHPLEFAPDGSALQSSLDPAEPYHYPAECFVTGTIGGTEVRCISAEQQALFHQGYEPADRDRHDMEQLRLRFGIETPV from the coding sequence ATGATGTCCCGTGACGATCTGCTGTCCATCCTCGAACTGCTGCACCGTGCGGGCACGGAGGTGGTGCTCGCCGGAGGCTGGGGCGTCGATGCCCTGCTCGGCGAGCAGACCCGTGAGCACCGCGACGTCGACCTGCTGCACCACCGTGACCAGGAGCCCGCCGTCGTCGCCGTGCTGACGGCGGCCGGCTACACCGAGACGCTGGACTGGCGTCCCGCGCGCTTCGTCCTCAGCCACCCGTCGGGGCTGGAGATCGACCTGCATCCGTTGGAGTTCGCCCCCGACGGCTCCGCGCTCCAGTCCTCGCTCGACCCCGCCGAGCCCTACCACTACCCGGCCGAGTGCTTCGTCACCGGCACCATCGGGGGCACCGAGGTGCGCTGCATCTCGGCCGAGCAGCAGGCGCTGTTCCACCAGGGGTACGAACCGGCCGACCGCGACCGCCACGACATGGAACAGCTGCGGCTGAGGTTCGGCATCGAGACCCCCGTCTGA
- a CDS encoding proline--tRNA ligase, whose product MAQVQRMSRLMIKTLRDDPADAETLNHKLLVRAGYVRRTAAGIWSWLPLGKKVLENITRVVREEMDAIGGQEVLLPALLPKEAYDASGRYEEYGDLLFKLKDRKGADYLLGPTHEEIFTQVVKDMCSSYKDLPVILYQIQTKYRDEARPRAGVLRGREFQMKDSYSFDTTDEGLAESYQLHRDAYIRIFERLGLDHRIVSAVSGAMGGSASEEFLAPAPAGEDTFVDCPACDYAANTEAVTFRATAVDSSATGPVEELDTPDTPTIETLAAHLGVPASATLKNLLVKIDGEIVAVGVPGDREVDLGKLGEHLAPAVVELVTAEDFVDRPDLVRGYVGPQGLEKVRYIADPRIAAGTAWITGANKPGTHAKNVVAGRDFEVDDYLDVVVVEAGDPCPNCGTGLQLDRAIEIGHIFQLGRKFADAFQLDVLGQQGKPVRVTMGSYGIGVSRAVAALAEQTADDKGLCWPREIAPADVHVVAAGKALQTELALDVSEKLNAAGVRVMVDDRAGVSPGVKFTDAELIGVPKILVAGRRSAEGVLELKDRRTGEREELTVDEAIARLIADQG is encoded by the coding sequence ATGGCCCAGGTCCAGCGCATGTCCCGATTGATGATCAAGACACTGCGCGACGACCCGGCGGACGCCGAGACGCTCAACCACAAGCTGCTCGTCCGGGCCGGATACGTCCGTCGCACCGCCGCCGGCATCTGGTCCTGGCTGCCCCTGGGCAAGAAGGTCCTGGAGAACATCACCCGCGTCGTCCGCGAGGAGATGGACGCCATCGGCGGCCAGGAGGTCCTGCTGCCCGCGCTGCTGCCCAAGGAGGCGTACGACGCCAGCGGGCGGTACGAGGAGTACGGCGACCTGCTCTTCAAGCTCAAGGACCGCAAGGGCGCCGACTATCTGCTCGGCCCCACGCACGAGGAGATCTTCACCCAGGTCGTCAAGGACATGTGCTCGTCCTACAAGGACCTGCCCGTGATCCTCTACCAGATCCAGACCAAGTACCGCGACGAGGCCCGCCCCCGCGCCGGTGTGCTGCGCGGACGCGAGTTCCAGATGAAGGACTCGTACTCCTTCGACACCACCGACGAGGGTCTGGCCGAGTCGTACCAGCTGCACCGCGACGCCTACATCCGGATCTTCGAGCGCCTGGGCCTCGACCACCGCATCGTCTCCGCCGTCTCCGGCGCCATGGGCGGCTCCGCGTCCGAGGAGTTCCTCGCCCCCGCCCCGGCCGGTGAGGACACCTTCGTCGACTGTCCCGCCTGCGACTACGCCGCCAACACGGAGGCCGTGACCTTCAGGGCCACCGCCGTCGACAGCTCCGCGACCGGCCCCGTCGAGGAGCTGGACACCCCCGACACCCCGACCATCGAGACCCTGGCCGCCCACCTCGGCGTCCCGGCCTCCGCCACCCTGAAGAACCTCCTGGTCAAGATCGACGGCGAGATCGTCGCCGTGGGCGTCCCCGGTGACCGCGAGGTCGACCTGGGCAAGCTCGGCGAGCACCTGGCCCCCGCCGTGGTCGAGCTGGTCACGGCCGAGGACTTCGTGGACCGCCCCGACCTGGTACGCGGCTACGTCGGCCCGCAGGGTCTGGAGAAGGTCCGCTACATCGCCGACCCCCGCATCGCCGCGGGCACCGCCTGGATCACCGGCGCGAACAAGCCCGGCACCCACGCGAAGAACGTCGTCGCGGGCCGCGACTTCGAGGTCGACGACTACCTCGACGTCGTCGTGGTCGAGGCGGGCGACCCCTGCCCCAACTGCGGCACCGGCCTCCAGCTGGACCGCGCCATCGAGATCGGCCACATCTTCCAGCTCGGCCGCAAGTTCGCCGACGCCTTCCAGCTCGACGTGCTCGGCCAGCAGGGCAAGCCGGTCCGGGTGACGATGGGCTCGTACGGCATCGGCGTCTCCCGTGCGGTGGCCGCGCTCGCCGAGCAGACCGCCGACGACAAGGGCCTGTGCTGGCCCCGCGAGATCGCCCCGGCCGACGTCCACGTCGTCGCCGCGGGCAAGGCCCTCCAGACGGAGCTGGCCCTCGACGTCTCCGAGAAGCTCAACGCGGCCGGCGTCCGGGTCATGGTCGACGACCGCGCGGGCGTCTCGCCCGGCGTGAAGTTCACCGACGCCGAGCTGATCGGCGTACCGAAGATCCTGGTCGCGGGCCGCCGCTCGGCCGAGGGCGTCCTGGAACTGAAGGACCGCCGCACCGGCGAGCGCGAGGAGCTGACCGTCGACGAGGCGATCGCCCGCCTCATCGCCGACCAGGGCTGA
- a CDS encoding GNAT family N-acetyltransferase, with product MAAAVPGNGPGIPGIVIGPLDLAARVDEALLVQAVAFGLSQDEIDVRRHIVLRHLDHPFARALGATTPTGRLVGFVYGLPNSRTHWWSTVVEPYLRATGSDGWLDDSFVITELHVHPDHQQRGIGRALITTITDAVDHPRSILSAIDTESPARGLYRALGYQDLARQVVFPSAPLPYAVMGAPLPLRRPDRIDFRPHGAPG from the coding sequence ATGGCAGCAGCAGTCCCCGGGAACGGCCCCGGAATCCCCGGCATCGTGATCGGCCCGCTCGATCTGGCCGCACGGGTCGACGAAGCCCTGCTCGTCCAGGCCGTCGCCTTCGGCCTCAGCCAGGACGAGATCGACGTGCGCCGCCACATCGTCCTCAGACACCTGGACCATCCCTTCGCGCGGGCCCTCGGCGCCACCACCCCCACCGGGCGGCTCGTCGGCTTCGTCTACGGCCTGCCCAACAGCCGCACCCACTGGTGGTCCACCGTCGTCGAGCCCTATCTCCGGGCCACCGGCTCCGACGGCTGGCTCGACGACTCGTTCGTGATCACCGAGCTCCATGTCCACCCGGACCACCAGCAGCGCGGTATCGGCCGGGCGCTGATCACCACCATCACCGACGCCGTCGACCACCCCCGCTCCATCCTCTCCGCGATCGACACGGAGAGCCCGGCACGCGGTCTGTACCGCGCGCTGGGCTACCAGGACCTGGCCCGTCAGGTGGTCTTCCCGAGCGCTCCGCTGCCGTACGCGGTGATGGGAGCACCCCTGCCGCTGCGCCGCCCGGACCGAATCGATTTCCGCCCGCACGGGGCGCCCGGCTAA
- a CDS encoding aminoglycoside phosphotransferase family protein: MGFEPPQRLVRALGEMYGDAVAADWLGRLPALTEEALTGNGRDLSVERAVAPGGRSGLVLLVRRPDGTPAVLKIAPSAAGPEHERAALAHWNGWGAVQLLDLPGADAAPPGGLLLERLHHEVSLRSLPEAKALLEAAGTVRRLWVEPPAGHTFETVTERTARQAGPMRAAAEADPVLAPLVSAALAAREELVAHSPELLLLHGNFRQSKVLSGERAPWLTVGPEPLVGERAYDLARLVRDRVEDLIASPGGPVTARRRVKKLAESLDVEQERLHGWTLFRAVESGTRALAEGRRQTGEVTLEFAGWL, translated from the coding sequence ATGGGTTTCGAACCGCCGCAGCGTCTGGTGCGAGCGCTCGGCGAGATGTACGGGGACGCTGTCGCCGCCGACTGGCTCGGCCGGCTCCCCGCACTCACCGAGGAGGCACTGACCGGGAACGGACGGGATCTGTCCGTCGAACGGGCGGTCGCCCCCGGTGGACGCAGCGGTCTGGTGCTGCTGGTCCGGCGGCCCGACGGGACCCCGGCCGTGCTGAAGATCGCCCCGTCGGCGGCCGGGCCCGAGCACGAACGGGCGGCGCTGGCCCACTGGAACGGCTGGGGCGCGGTACAGCTCCTGGACCTTCCGGGCGCCGACGCGGCACCGCCCGGCGGGCTGCTGCTGGAGCGGCTGCACCACGAGGTGTCGCTGCGTTCGCTGCCGGAGGCGAAGGCCCTGCTGGAGGCGGCGGGCACGGTGCGACGGCTGTGGGTCGAACCGCCCGCCGGACACACTTTCGAGACGGTCACCGAGCGGACCGCCCGTCAGGCGGGCCCGATGCGGGCCGCCGCCGAGGCGGACCCGGTACTGGCCCCGCTCGTCTCCGCGGCCCTGGCCGCTCGCGAGGAGTTGGTCGCCCACTCCCCCGAACTCCTGCTGCTGCACGGCAACTTCCGCCAGAGCAAGGTGCTGTCGGGTGAGCGCGCGCCGTGGCTGACGGTCGGACCGGAGCCGCTGGTGGGTGAGCGCGCCTATGACCTGGCACGGCTGGTGCGCGACCGGGTGGAGGATCTGATCGCCTCGCCCGGCGGCCCCGTGACGGCCCGCCGGAGGGTCAAGAAGCTCGCGGAGTCGCTGGATGTGGAGCAGGAACGGCTGCACGGCTGGACGCTGTTCCGGGCAGTGGAGTCGGGGACCCGGGCGCTGGCCGAGGGACGGCGGCAGACCGGCGAGGTGACGCTGGAGTTCGCGGGGTGGCTGTAG
- a CDS encoding ferritin-like domain-containing protein: MTTQAGNEDKPAPALTAAQAALAAEHAAVYGYGALGGRVAGKRRGEAGAAHDGHRARRDALVRTVRDLGGTPVAADAAYALPFAVADSASAVRLAAVLEDRVAGVYSDLVRAAEGPLRREAAGALREAAVRAARWRGSGVAFPGLAERATGREPAASAPVEAAGADGTH, from the coding sequence ATGACCACGCAGGCCGGCAACGAGGACAAGCCCGCACCCGCCCTGACCGCCGCACAGGCCGCGCTCGCCGCGGAGCACGCCGCGGTGTACGGCTACGGGGCGCTGGGCGGCCGGGTCGCCGGCAAGCGGCGCGGCGAGGCCGGGGCGGCGCACGACGGCCACCGGGCCCGCCGTGACGCACTGGTACGCACCGTGCGTGACCTGGGCGGTACGCCGGTCGCGGCGGACGCCGCGTACGCTCTGCCGTTCGCGGTGGCGGACTCGGCGTCGGCGGTGCGGCTGGCCGCGGTGCTGGAGGACCGGGTCGCCGGTGTCTACTCCGATCTCGTACGCGCCGCCGAGGGGCCGTTGCGGCGGGAGGCCGCGGGCGCCCTGCGCGAGGCCGCGGTGCGCGCGGCCCGCTGGCGGGGCAGCGGCGTAGCCTTTCCTGGGCTTGCCGAGCGGGCCACCGGCCGCGAACCGGCCGCGTCGGCACCCGTGGAGGCCGCCGGGGCCGACGGGACGCACTGA